The Streptomyces sp. NBC_00162 sequence GAGAAGGACACCCGGGCGCCAGCGGTCGGTGGCCGGCGGGAAGAACCCTACGCCGCCAGTCAGCGCAGGATCGTCGGCCGGATCCGCATCCCAGATCAGACCGACAAGAAAAGTGTCCATCGCCTGGCGCACGAAAGCATCGACGAGGAGCCGTACGTCGGCCCATGCCTCCCCCGCGCGGGCGTGCGGGCTATAGGCGCCGGTGGTGGTGAAGAAGCTGTACTCGGCGCACCATGCAGACCCACGATCCGGGGGCCACAGCCAGCCGTCGCCCCGCCCACCCCCTGGTACTCGTCCTCCAGCTCCGGCAACCAGGCTGCGTCGTCCAGTGCTCGGACCCGGTTCTCGACGGGGACGGCACTCAAATACTTCCAGTCCGCCATGAACAGCGTGAGACCCAGACCCATGGCGGCAGCATAGGCAGGCCCCGCGCAACAAGCCCACACAGACCGCCCCTGCGGGGTCGGGCGTCTGACAAATAATCGTCCAGCCTACGGACGCGCCGCCGCTATCCTCCCGGACGTGATCGACAGAGAGAACGGTGAGGATGACCGAGGACGTTCCGACAACAGCCCGAGTGCAGGACGTACTGAACCGAGCCACGCGCGTGGTGATCGTCGAGGCATCGCCCGACAAGGTCGACTCCACCGACCTGACGCGGCTCGTGGTGACCGGTGACGACATCGCCGACCTGGCCCGGCACTTGGCCATCGTGGACGGTGGGACCGGTGATCGCTGCCGGTGCAACGGCTGGCCGACAATCATGGTTCACGGACCGGACGGTGAACTGACGGCCTGTTGGACGCTGCACCACCAGACCGGGCTGCGAGGGATCGGTAACTGTGACGCCGACTTGCGCGATGGCCCGGCCCTTACCGAATGGCTGGCACAGCGAGGCCTGACCCGATCGCAAGATGTCCAGGAGATGCTGGCCGAGGAAGAGGCCGAGGCCGAGCAGCGTCGGATGCGCTGGATCCAGGCCGCACCGGCCGGGCTGGCCGACGTAGCCGCGGATGTGTCCCAGCCACCGGGCCGTGACTACGAAGCCTGGTCACGGCAGCTGGACGACGCCCGGGACCGGCTCGCCGCTCGCATCCGGCAGCACTACCCCGATGCGATCGAGCGGATCCGCGCTCTGCTGGCATGGGCGGGAATCTGCTCCAGGGAGTCCACCGGTGGCTGGAAGTGGTACGACATGGCCGTAATGCGCCAACTCCACGATGAATCTCCCGACCTCGTCCTCGCCGCGCTCGCTGCTCACCCCCGAGCCCGGCCCAACTCGACGGGGCGTCCGAACTGTTCTGCACTGTCGAATGGACCAAGGCACACGACCGGCATCTGCCCGAGCCGCAGAGGTCGATGCTGATCGGACATATCCAGGCAGACGGCACCGACACCATGCGACGCCGGCTGAGTTGGGGCTACTACGGCGCGGAGCGAACTGCCTGACAGCACCGGCATGCCTCTGTAGGGACAGGGCGATTGATCATGTGACTGGCAGGAGCGACGGGTGGATGTCGTGCTGCGATGCGCAGGGCCCGATCTGACAGAACCTCGTCATTGCGGACATGGAAGCGCAGCGAAAGGATGAGGGCATGCTTCCACCGCACAGAGTCGTCATCACGGCCTTCCCCGGCGTCGAGCTGCTGGACGTCACGGGGCCTGCCGAGGTCTTCTCGGTCGCCACGCGCGTCGGAGGCAGTAGCCGTCCCGGTTACACGGTCCGGATCGCGACGGCCGACGGCGGGCCGGTGACCACCTCCAGTGGTCTCCGGCTGATCGCCGACCTCACACTGGACGAGGCCCTCGACCAGATGGACACCCTCCTCGTTTCGGGTGCCGTCGCAGTCAGGGACGACGGTGTGGAGCCGATACTCGACGACGAGCTGACCACCTGGCTGCGTGACGCCGGGCCCCAGACCACACGGGTCGGCTCGATCTGTGCGGGCGCTCACCTGCTGGCCGCCGCGGGTCTGTTGGACGGGCTGACCGCCACGACCCACTGGCTCACGGCCCCGCAACTGGCCGCAGCCCACCCGCGCGTCACTGTCGACCCGGACCCGATCTTCATCCGCGCCGGCCGCGTGTGGACCTGCGCCGGCATCACCGCGGGGATGGACATGGCACTCGCGATGGTCACCGAGGACCACGGCCCCGATCTCGCCCTGGCCACGGCCCGGATGATGGTCATGTACGTCAAACGCCCCGGCGGCCAGAGCCAGTTCAGCGTCCCGCTCGCAGCACCCGCCGCGGCCGGTGACCGCATCGACGACCTGCGCCTGTGGATCGGCGAGCACCTGGCGGGCGACCTCTCCGCGGAAGCCCTCGCCGCACGCCTCCACTTGAGCGTGCGGCACTTCAACCGGCTGTTCCGCCGACGTACGCAGACCACCCCGGCCGCATACGTCGAGGCCGCCCGGCTCGAGGCCGCTCGCCGACTGCTCCAGGAGAGCGACCGCCCTCTGACGGAGGTCGCCGCGGCCAGCGGCCTCGGCTCGGTGGAAAGCCTGCACCGCTCCTTCCGCCGTCGCCTGGGGACCACCCCCGCCGAATACCGCCGCCGCTTCCGCTGACCCCCTGCCGATCCCGGCCTTCCACCGCACCGGCGCAGCGCCGCCGGGGCGGAGCATCGGCGTGCCCGTACGACGGGCATGCCGCGACCACGAACCGCGAGGAGAACACCGTGTCCCAAACCAAGGTCATCCCCATCCCGGTGATGGGCCGCCACAGCATCAACGCCTACCTCCTGCTGGGCCGGCGTCCCGTCATCGTCGACGCGGGAACACCCGGCAGCGGGAGGAAGATCTACGAACAGGTCGCCGCGCACGGTGTGGACCCCACCGACATCTCGCTGATCGTCATCACCCACGGCCACATCGACCACTTCGGCTCCGCCGCCGAACTGCACCGCCTGACCGGGGCACCGGTGGCCGGCCACATAGCGGACCTCGGCCCGTTCCGTACCGGCCGGGTCCGCGAACCGTACCTGCCCACCGGCCCCATGGGCCGCCTCATGGCCAGGAACAAGAACCTCCACGTCCAGGCCGAACCGCTGGAACCCGACGTACTCGTACGAGGTGAGACACACCTGAAGGACTTCGGGATCGCGGCGCGCATCATGCCCACCCCCGGACACACGGCAGGATCCATTTCCGTCCTCACCGACCAGGGAGATCTCGTCGCAGGCGATCTGGTGGCCAACTCCTTCATGGGCCTCATCCCTGGCAGGCCGGCCAACCCTCCGTTCCACGACGACCCCCTGGCCAACCTCGCCAGCCTGCACAAGATGCTCGCCCTCAACCCCACCCGGCTCCACGTCGGTCACGGCTCGCCGCTGGAACCCGACCGGGTCCGCAGCTGGGCCGCCCGGGAGCGCCGCCGACTGTCCCGCCGCGAAGCGGCCGGACGCCTCGCCGTCCGCACCGATGGCGTCGGAGCCTGACCCCGACTCACGGCTGCGACGGCGCAACTTAAATGGAGCCGGGGCCGCCAGGCTCGGATTGAGGGTGTGTCAGGAGGCGTCGAGCCACGGGCGGCGGCCCGGGCCCGTCGGGTGGGTGCCCGTGACCGCCATGACCACCGAGTAGAGGCTGGTCTCGGCGGTGATGAAGAGGCGGTTGCGCTTGGCCCCGCCCCAGGAGATGTTGGACACCGTCTCCGGGACGTTCAGCCGGCCGATCAGGGTGCCGTCGGGGTCGTAGCAGTGCACACCGTCGGCCATCGCCGCGACCCACAGCCGGCCGCCGTCGTCGAAGCGCAGGTTGTCGAACCGGGCTACGCCCTCCGCATCGGCCTTGGCGAAGACCTCGCCGTCAGAGAGGCTGTCGCCGTCGGGGTGGACGTCGAAGACGCGGATGGCGCCGCCCCGGGTATCGGAGACGAACAACTGCCTCTCGTCGGGGGAGAAGACGAGCCCGTTGGGGGCGGCGAAGCAGTCGGCGACCAGGCGGACCTCGCCCGTGTCCGGGTCGATCCGGTAGACGTTGTTGGAGCCGATCTCGCTCTCCGCGCGGTAGCCCTCGTAGTCGCTGGTGATGCCGAAGTCCGGGTCGGAGAACCAGATCGAGCCGTCCGACTTCACGGTCGCGTCGTTGGGGCTGTTGAGCCGCTTGCCCTGCCAGCGGTCGGCGAGCACGGTGAGGGTGCCGTCGTGCTCGGTGCGGGTCACCCGGCGGTTGCCCTGCTCGCAGGTGATCAACCGGCCCTGGCGGTCCAGGGTGTTGCCGTTGGTGTGCCCGGCGGGCGAGCGGAAGACACTCACGGTTTCGGTGGTCTCGTCCCACCGCAGCATGCGGTCGTTGGGGATGTCGCTCCAGATGAGCTGGCGCCAGGCCGGGAGGTAGATGGGGCCCTCGGCCCAGCGGCAGCCGGTGTACAGGACCTCCAGCGCGTCGTCGCCGTTCATGCACCGGCCGGTACGGAAGCGGTCGTCGAGGCAGGTGTACAGCTCGGGGCGCTCGGTGGCCATGTGCGTGGTCCTTCCTTGGAGGGGAGCCGAAGTTTGTTCGGCATGAAGTGATTATCTCAGTACGGGATATGGCTCTCTCAAGAGTTTACCGAATTGAGTGCCGTAGATCACGAAGGATGGACGGTGGGCCGAACGGCCCGCCTCCAGGAGCCGCCGCCGAAGACGGTGTCGAGGATGCCGGGGTGAGGCAATGCGATCGTCCGGGGCCGGCGGATCACGGGCCTGTCGCCGGATGTGATGGTCGTACGCGAGGCATTGCCGTTGATCGACGCCGAGGCGGGTGGTGACGGTGCCGCCGCACGCGCTCCAGCCGTTCCTGATTGCGCGGGGCAGCATTGATGCCGAGTTCGGCCCGCCGCTCCAGCCGGTACGCGACCACCTCACCGAGAGGGGTGTCCGCAGACTTCCGCCACCGACCAGTCCCCCGGCGGGCGAACCGCACCTCCGAGTCGTCCACCGACCCGCCGAACGCCCTGAGCCGCTCCAACGCCAGCTGTTCGGCTGGTGGCGAGGGCTCCGGCGCCGCCAGGCGGCGGGGTCGCGCCGCAGCGACGTACACCTGTTGCCGGATTCGCGTGCCCTGGGTTGCGACCACCCGGGATTGGCGGGGTTCAGCCGGCAAGGCGTTCCACCAGCAGGAAGCCGCCGATGACGATCATCATGGCACCGGAAGCCCGGGTGACCGTCCGGGCCGCCGAGGGCCGGGTCTTCAGCACGGTGCGGGCCAGGACGCCGGCGGCGAGGTAGACCAGGGCACAGGCCGCCATGTGGAGCGTGCCGAGCAGCCCGGTCTGGGCCGCGACAGGCCAGCCGTCGGCCGTGTCGATGAACTGGGGGAACAGGGAGAAGTGCAGGAGGAGTGCCTTGGGGTTCAGGCCGCTGATCCCGGCGCCCTTGAGCATGATCTGCCCGCGCGAGGACGCCATGGGTTCGGTGGACGCGCCCAGCGCCGCGGGCCGTCGCAGGACTCCCCAGCCCAGCCACATCAGGTATCCGGCCCCGGCGACGGTCAGCACGGCCGGCGAGCCGGCCACGATCACCACCAGGCCCGCGACGGCGAGCAGCGTGTATCCCGCGTACCCGGCTATCAGCCGGGCGACCGCGAGGACGACCGACCGGTCCCGCAGGCCCGCCGAGATCGCGTAGGCCCAGTCGGCTCCCGGGGTGAACACCAGCAGAAGATCACCCGCTCTCCACCTACGGGCTCGCCCGGGCGGGAGCGGGATCGTCCCTCCGAGGCCGGTCTCAGAGGGACGTAGGCCCTCAGACCCCGGCCGTGCAAAACACGCAGGCCTCCCAGAACGGCAGCGCGTCCAGCACCCGGTGACGTACGCACGAGGCCATCGCGGCCTCCCGCGGCCCGGGCAGGACGCCCGAGCCGGCCCTCGCGGTCGCAGCCTCGAACTCCTCCACCATCGCCCGGTACGTGCGCAGGTACCCCTCGGCCCGGGGCGCCTCGTACGTCAGTTCCTCCCACCGGTGGCGGGACAACGCCAGATCGAGGACGCGCAGCAGGAAGCCCTTGGCCGCGGCCCGCTCTTGCGGGGTGTCCCCCCAGTCGAGCTCCGCCAGGCCGAAGCCGACCACCCCACGCCCCATCACATTCTGGTCCTGGAGCGTCAGCAGGGCGGCGAAGCGGAAGTCCCACGGCTCGCGGGCCAGCGTGGACACGGCGAGCATCAGCACGTCCACGAACACCGCCGTGCCGCCGTTGGTCATCTCCAGGTACCGGCCGTCACCGCCGTCAAACACGTTCATGTCTCGAGAGTCAGGTACGTCCTGGGCCGTGACAAGGACCTCGGTCACAGCGGCTCTGTCGACGACTTCCGAGAACGTCTGTTGCTCAGCGGTGGGATCGCCTGGTTCCACGTGAGAGTCATGGCGCTGAGTATTGGCTCTGGCCCAACTTCTGCGGCCCTGGCCCGACGTGGCAATTCAGTGCGCTGCACCAAGTCCAGGTCGGTTGCGGTGCCGGCGGGATTCGAACCCGCGGACAGATGGGGGCAGGCCCGCCCCGTCTCCGTCAGTCGACGTGAGAGGGACCTCGCCCACGTCGATCGCAATGGACCGCTCTGCCACGGCACCGCAACCTGCGGGAATGCGCGCAGTCCCACTTCGACTCAGGGTAGAGACATCCTTCTCTGCGGACGAGTCCTTATAGCTGGCACTGCATGTCCGAGTAAGGTCGACACACATGACAGCAGAGTCACCGGCGCACACTGTGCAACGCTTGTTCCCGCTGCTCGCCGAAGGGAAGAGCGCGGAGGCGGCGGCCCTGTTCGCCGAATCGGTGTCGTTCTCGATCCCGCACCCGCCGGGCATTCCGTGGGTACCGGAGGTCGACTCGGCGGAGGGCATGCGGACGTTCTTTGAACTGCTGCAGACCCATGTGCAAGCCAAGGAGTTCGACCTTCGCCAGGTCATCGCCGAGGGCGACGATGTGGTGCTCATCGGGCGCATGATCTCCGGGGTCAAGAAGACGGGCCGGGACATCGACACCGCGTTCGCCCTGCACACCACGGTCCGGGACGGGCGGATCACCCGCTACCACCTCTACGAGGACACCTACGCCGTTGCCGAGGCATACTTCGGCGACTGATCGTCAGCCGCCCCCAGTGGCACCCGTACCCGACCGGTCAGCGGCTCATGGGGTCTGCCTGTCTTTGGTGGACGCGGCGGCCAGGCCGTGCGCTGTGTTGTCGTCGGAGTCGATCCCGTGGACCTCGGCACCTTCAAAAGTGGCGGCTTCGGCGCTGCGGGGGAACATGGCCTGCTCGTACTCGGTGAGCGCGGCCTCCATGTCGTCGGGGTGGGCGGCGAGGGCCTGGGCGAGTTCGGCGCCGTCGAGCATGGCGAGGTTGGCGCCTTCGCCGTTCGGGGGCGTGAGGTGGGCG is a genomic window containing:
- a CDS encoding GlxA family transcriptional regulator — translated: MLPPHRVVITAFPGVELLDVTGPAEVFSVATRVGGSSRPGYTVRIATADGGPVTTSSGLRLIADLTLDEALDQMDTLLVSGAVAVRDDGVEPILDDELTTWLRDAGPQTTRVGSICAGAHLLAAAGLLDGLTATTHWLTAPQLAAAHPRVTVDPDPIFIRAGRVWTCAGITAGMDMALAMVTEDHGPDLALATARMMVMYVKRPGGQSQFSVPLAAPAAAGDRIDDLRLWIGEHLAGDLSAEALAARLHLSVRHFNRLFRRRTQTTPAAYVEAARLEAARRLLQESDRPLTEVAAASGLGSVESLHRSFRRRLGTTPAEYRRRFR
- a CDS encoding MBL fold metallo-hydrolase — encoded protein: MSQTKVIPIPVMGRHSINAYLLLGRRPVIVDAGTPGSGRKIYEQVAAHGVDPTDISLIVITHGHIDHFGSAAELHRLTGAPVAGHIADLGPFRTGRVREPYLPTGPMGRLMARNKNLHVQAEPLEPDVLVRGETHLKDFGIAARIMPTPGHTAGSISVLTDQGDLVAGDLVANSFMGLIPGRPANPPFHDDPLANLASLHKMLALNPTRLHVGHGSPLEPDRVRSWAARERRRLSRREAAGRLAVRTDGVGA
- a CDS encoding SMP-30/gluconolactonase/LRE family protein, with translation MATERPELYTCLDDRFRTGRCMNGDDALEVLYTGCRWAEGPIYLPAWRQLIWSDIPNDRMLRWDETTETVSVFRSPAGHTNGNTLDRQGRLITCEQGNRRVTRTEHDGTLTVLADRWQGKRLNSPNDATVKSDGSIWFSDPDFGITSDYEGYRAESEIGSNNVYRIDPDTGEVRLVADCFAAPNGLVFSPDERQLFVSDTRGGAIRVFDVHPDGDSLSDGEVFAKADAEGVARFDNLRFDDGGRLWVAAMADGVHCYDPDGTLIGRLNVPETVSNISWGGAKRNRLFITAETSLYSVVMAVTGTHPTGPGRRPWLDAS
- a CDS encoding LysE family translocator, producing MFTPGADWAYAISAGLRDRSVVLAVARLIAGYAGYTLLAVAGLVVIVAGSPAVLTVAGAGYLMWLGWGVLRRPAALGASTEPMASSRGQIMLKGAGISGLNPKALLLHFSLFPQFIDTADGWPVAAQTGLLGTLHMAACALVYLAAGVLARTVLKTRPSAARTVTRASGAMMIVIGGFLLVERLAG
- a CDS encoding nuclear transport factor 2 family protein encodes the protein MTAESPAHTVQRLFPLLAEGKSAEAAALFAESVSFSIPHPPGIPWVPEVDSAEGMRTFFELLQTHVQAKEFDLRQVIAEGDDVVLIGRMISGVKKTGRDIDTAFALHTTVRDGRITRYHLYEDTYAVAEAYFGD